One Lactobacillus crispatus DNA segment encodes these proteins:
- a CDS encoding hemolysin family protein has translation MNSDPGAGTLFGRLKNRLSGDKKVGTKDHLEKEIVTLHESHKIDDTEFSMLEGILDFQGKTAREVMVPRTDAFMVDREVSFQDNLDEILREPYSRIPVYQRDKDKIVGIIHIRTVLRKAKQKGFDNLDYKDVMTEPLFAPETAELGDLLMEMQQTQRQLAILTDEYGGVTGLATIEDLVEEIVGDIDDEVDHTEILFNQIAPNKYIIYGKMPLDDFNEQFGTNLQMEDVDTIAGYVINTLKVIPAKEEKLTVDIGDGMTLTTRRMKGSRLLTVLLTIDESKKEEDSED, from the coding sequence ATGAATAGTGATCCTGGAGCGGGAACTCTGTTTGGTCGCTTAAAAAATAGATTATCCGGCGATAAAAAAGTGGGGACTAAAGATCATTTAGAAAAAGAAATTGTTACTTTACATGAAAGTCATAAAATTGATGATACAGAATTTTCAATGCTAGAAGGTATTTTGGACTTTCAGGGTAAGACAGCCCGTGAAGTAATGGTACCTAGAACGGATGCTTTCATGGTTGATCGAGAAGTCAGTTTTCAAGACAATCTAGATGAAATCCTTCGTGAGCCATATTCTAGAATTCCCGTTTATCAACGTGATAAGGATAAGATTGTAGGGATTATTCATATCAGAACGGTTTTACGAAAGGCTAAACAAAAGGGTTTTGATAATCTTGACTATAAAGATGTCATGACTGAGCCGCTGTTTGCACCAGAAACTGCCGAGCTGGGCGATTTGTTGATGGAAATGCAGCAAACGCAACGACAATTAGCAATTTTGACAGATGAATATGGCGGTGTAACTGGATTAGCTACAATTGAAGATTTGGTTGAAGAGATTGTGGGCGATATTGATGATGAGGTTGATCACACTGAGATTCTTTTTAATCAAATAGCTCCAAATAAGTACATTATTTACGGTAAGATGCCATTAGATGATTTTAATGAGCAATTTGGTACTAATCTTCAAATGGAAGATGTTGATACGATAGCAGGCTATGTGATCAATACTTTAAAAGTGATTCCAGCTAAGGAAGAAAAGTTAACAGTTGATATTGGTGATGGGATGACTTTGACCACTAGAAGGATGAAGGGGTCACGCTTGTTGACGGTATTATTAACGATTGATGAATCAAAAAAGGAAGAAGATAGCGAGGACTAA